CATCATTGATCGATTGTTGGTCGCATTTGGCGTCGAGATCCTGAAGATCGTCCCGGGGCGAGTGTCAACAGAAGTGGACGCACGGCTCTCGTTTGACGTCCGCAGGAGCGTCGAGAAGGCACATCAGCTGATCGCACTCTACGAGGCTGCGGGCATTGGCCGTGAGCGTGTGCTGATCAAGCTTGCGTCGACGTGGGAAGGCGTGCGCGCCGCCGAGGTGTTGCAGCAGGAAGGGATCAATTGCAACATGACGTTGCTGTTCTCGCTCGCCCAGGCGGTCGCCTGCGCGGAAGCTCGGGCTAAGCTGATTTCACCATTCGTTGGCCGCATCTACGACTGGTACAAAAAAAGTGCCGGCGCGAACTGGGACGAGGCCCGCGACGGCGGCGCCAACGATCCCGGCGTGCAGTCGGTCAAGCGTATCTACGCGTACTATAAAAAGTTCGGCTACCCGACTGAGGTGATGGGCGCAAGCTTCCGCACAACGAGCCAGATCGTCGAGCTTGCCGGCTGCGACCTGCTGACGATCAGCCCGGACTTGCTACAGAAGCTGCACGAGAGCAACGAGCCCGTGCAGCGCAAGCTCTGCCCACAGCAGGCGGCCAGTGTGCCGATCGAGCGCGTCGCGCACGATGAGCCGACGTTCCGCTACCTGCTGAATGACGAGGCCATGGCCACCGAGAAGCTGGCTGAAGGCATTCGCCTGTTCGCGGCAGACGCGGTCAAGCTCGAGCAGTTGATTACAGCATTGCGCTAAGTGGGCTCTATACCGACAAGCTTGGCGCACGCATCGACTTTATCATGCGCTTCAAGGCGTCGCTGGATACGGACATGCCGGGCATACCCTGCCCTAACTACCGTGGCCTGGCCCTGTCCATCAACACCGATGACCTGGCTGGCGGGCAGCAGATCTTTGACGCACTAACCGACGAAGGCAACGTGATGATGCCGTTTGGCGCGACGCTCTGGAGTACGGGCTTCGATATGTTGTTGACGAACCGCTTTGGCATTGGCGGGATGGTCAGCGCACCACATCCAGGATAAATCCAAACCATCGATGACACATCCTTCTGTTCCTGCTTCGGCGATACCCGCCAGGCCATCGGGCGCGCCGGCACCGACGATGGGCCCTTTGCGGCGCTGCCATTGGTGCGGCACCGGTGCCGAGTATTGCGCTTACCATGACATGGAGTGGGGTTTTCCGGTCGATGACGACCGCCGGCTGTTCGAGAAGCTGTGCCTCGAGGGGTTCCAGGCCGGACTGAGCTGGCTGACGATCCTGCGCAAGCGGGAAGCCTTTCGCGCCGCATTCGCCAACTTCGACATCGAGAAGATGGCCCGGTTTACCGAGTGCGACGTGCAGCGGTTGCTCGGCGACGCCGGCATCATCCGCCACCGGGGCAAGATCGAGGCTGCGATCCATAACGCACGCCGCGCGCTGGCGCTGCTCGATAGCGAGCGCTCGCTGGCTGCCTACCTGTGGCGCTTCGAGCCAGACCCGCGGAGCCGGCCGCGCAAGCTGACACGCGACGTGCTCAGCACAATGACGACGTCCCCCGAGTCGATTGCGTTGTCGAGAGACCTGAAGCGGCGCGGTTGGAAATTCGTCGGGCCGACGACGATGTACGCGATGATGCAGGCGATGGGCCTGGTCAACGACCATCAGCACGATTGCAGCGTGCGGGCCGATGTCGATCGGGCACGTGCCGCCTTTCAGGTGCCGCGCTGATTGGCCGATCAGCACCAGCTCTTCAAAATTTAGATGGAAAGACCCGTGCAAGAGAAGTGAAATCAAGCACGGCCGGCAACTCCCTGCGAGACGCCGGCTAATCGCCCATCGCAATAATCTGTTCAACTGTTCGCATGCGGACGCGAACACATCATCCGGCACGCGCTTCCACGGATGAGCCTTCGTAGCAAACGAATTGGTGTCGTTGAAATCGGCAGTTGTCATCGCAAGCCTGATGACCATGCCGGTTCGCTCGTTGAACGGTTTTGGTGACAGGACCAGCATCGGATGCAAATCCTTCATTCGCGGCCGACCCGGGCCAAGTAGATCGCCTTGTTGCTCACTACGCCTTCGTCGCGGATCTTGACCCGCAGCGCGTCGAAGAACACCATCGGATACATCGGTTCGAGCGGCCGCTGCTACCATGCGCGCACTTCATCGGTCACCGTGCTAATGAAGTTTGGCGATACCTCGATACCGTACCTCTCCAGCAGAAAACCCTGAATCTCACGCATGCTCATGCCGCACGCGTACATCGCGATGCTTTCAACGCCTGGGCGCCGCCCATTGCTCGCAATCTCCACGATATCGATTAGACTCAAGTCGCGTTGCCGCAGTGTGGGCCCATGCTCGAGCACTGCCTTCAATGCCTGAGCGCCACCGCTATTGCCCGCCATTTTGACGATTTGACATCCTCCCCGCCCTAAAGGACGGAGATTCCTACGGTGCTCAAGCCGCGATGGCCTGAGTCACTTCGGTGGGTTCCTGCTTCGCCGGGCAGCCTGACTGCGCCGTCCCTCCACAGGCAATCACGGCATGTCCTGCCGCTAAAATATTAAGCGCGCCGACGTGATCGGCGTTCGCTTCGTGTGAGCACTTAACGCAGGCGAACCGCGCTTGCGTCTTTCGATTCTGTGCCGATACGTGACCGCAGCATGGACATGTGCGACTCGTATTCTGCGGCGCAACGGCGACGAAATAGCCGCCGCGCCATGCCGTTTTGTACTCCAACTGCCGACGAAACTCTCCCCAGCCCTGATCCAGGATGGCCTTGTTAAGACCGCTCTTCGCACGGACGTGGCGTCCTGGCGCTTGCGCAGTTCCCGATGCGGATTTCGTCATGTTGCGCACTTTCAGGTCTTCGACGGCAATCATTGCGTGTTTTTTGCTGATAGCGTCTGAAGCCTTGTGTAGAAAGTCTGCGCGGGCATCGGCGATACGCACGTGCAGGCGCTGGATGCGCGCCTTCGCCTTCTTCCAGTTCGCCGAACCCTTTACCTTACGCGCCATCCGGCGCTGATACTTCGCGAGCCGTTGCTCGTGCTTGCGGAAGCTAGCGAGCGGCGCGACGAATGAGCCATCGCTCAGTGTGGCAAAGCGGCTCACACCAACGTCGATACCCACGGCCGTGCCCTGCGCAACCGGTGGCTCTACCTCGCGGGCGGTGAGAATGCAGACGTACCACTTACCGGCGCGCCGCGAGACGGTTGCGCTGCGGACCTCACCGAGCACGACACGGCTATTCCGATAGCGCAGCCAGCCCAGCTTTGGGACTTTGATGCGCCCACTCTTTCGATCGACGGCAATCTGTTTTTTGTCGGGATACAGAAAGCCATCGTGCTCACCCTTACGCTTGAAGCGCGGGAAACTGGCGTGGCCTTTGAAAAAGTTTGTGTAGGCGCGCTCCAGATGCTTCAGCGCATGCTGCTGCGCATGGACCGGCGCATCCTTGAGCCACGGCGTTTCCTCGCTGTTGCGCCATTGCGTCAGGCGCTTCGCCATATCGACATAGCCGATAAACTTCTCGCCGGCCGCGTGGTTCTCCTTCTGCAACGCCAGCGCCTTGTTATAGACGAAGCGGCACGCGCCGGCGAACTGGCGCATGGCGCGCTGCTGTTCGCCAGTCGGCATGAGCTCGAATCGGAAGGCTTGGAAGCGTTGCATTCTCGTAGAATACAATTGGTCTATGGAAAATGAAAACGATATTCGACATGAGCGCCATTGCAAAAGATTGAGTACGGCTGGTAAGCTGAGCCCGATCACTTGCCCGCCTATCCATTTCAAGCACTCCGTGCCATTGACAGACACGTACTTCGAATGGCAGGTGAAACGCGTTGCGCTCGACAGCGAACGCTTCACCTACTGAGCGAAGCTGAGTGGGCGCCCTGACCATGAGCGTGATAGCGCTCAACATGGATCGCTCGTAAACAGGATTGTGCTTCAGTGGTCTAGGCAATGCCCTTGTGAGTGTTTAGACGTTGGATGGCGTGTGGGTCGTATTCGACAATTTCGGCGGCAAGCGGTCAATCAGTTCGCCATTCTGTTCGGTGAGCGATTCACCGCCGCCATCAGCTGAAATTTTTAACCGACCTCAGCATACGGAATTTCCGACACCTCCCCATCTCGAAGAAGAGAATACCCGCGAACATTTTGAACCTGCCCGACTACGCCGTTCTGGCGGTCGAGCACGACGATCACGACTACCACCTCTGTGTCGAGGTGAAGCAGCCACCTACACACTGCCCAAACTCCAACTCGCACCGACTTGTCGGCTTCGGACGCTGCGAACCGCTTGTCAAGGACCTGCCGATGCATGGCAAGCGCGTCGGTATGTACGTCAACACACGACGCATGCAGCGCCGAGCTTACGTTAAGACCTTCAGCGAGACGCTTTCCGAGGTAAACGAGAAGTTCCCCATGACCAAGCACCGAGCCGACTGGATTGGCAAAACAAAGGATCATGACCGATGGTTTGCTTAAACCTCACTTTTGCTATATGCCACCGGCGGTGCTCGAACCGATTTTCTCTGTCCCTTTTTGTGAGGTTTGTTCCTAGATACAAGCCGGTTCTATGTACGAGAGATTTTTGTGGGGAAAAGCGACTTGGCATACCCCAGCAGGGGCGTTTAATGTAAATATGCGTTATCCGTTACTCCATTGCGCTGTTGGAGAATCCAATGAATCCTCGTATTGATGTTGAAACTGCCCGGGCAGCGGACGCGTTCCTGCAACGCGTCGCCGGTCGCTATTCGGTGAGTCGAGCGATCTTGTTCGGTAGTCGCGCACGTCACGCGCACGGGCCGGAGAGCGACGCGGATATTGCCGTGGTTCTACTGGGGCMACATGGCAAGCGCATACCGATCGCGTTGGACATGGCCGGTATTGCGTTCGATGTGCTTTTGGAGACGGGCGTGCTGGTCGAAGCGTTGCCGCTTTGGGARGATGAGATGGAGCGTCCTGAACTGTTTAGTAACCCGGCATTGATCAGAAACATCCGTCGCGAGGGCATTGTGCTATGAGCATGACGGCCGAAGACTACATCGCCAAGGCGGGGCGCGCACTCGAAGAGGCGCATGTACTGCTGAATGCGGGCGGGTTTGAAGGGGCATGCAATCGAGCCTACTATGCGATGTTTGATGCTGCACATGCGGCGTTGCTCGTGACGGGCGTGACAGTGCCAGACGCATCACCGAAAAAGCACCGTAGCCTTATCGCTTCTTTCGGCCTAAATTAGTGAAAGCTGGCATGGTCGAGTCGGAACTAGGCAGCGCGCTCAACAAGGTTGAACGGCTGCGACGACTCGCCAACTACACTGGCGAGACCGTCACCGAGGAGGACCCTCGCTGGGCCGTTGAACAGGCGGGTAAATTGGTGAATACGGTGCGCGAGCACATGTTGCCCAACAAGTCCACTTCGCGGCCGTCTGCGCCGCGCCCGTAATAAGGTTGGCCAGAACGTCTGGCGGCAACTATCCCCCCATCGTCTGTCTCGGCCAAAGTTAAAGTAGGCCGGTTTTGGGCGGTCCCTCCAGTGGGGCAAGGCTGAGCATGCCACGCCACGCTATCCACTGGACGATCGCGCTGCGGCTCACCAAGACTGGGCTTGAGCGAAGCGACCGGCAGTTTCCCCGCGATAACGCGCATTTTATCGACGCGCTGCAATCATGCTCGCGGTAACAGGGGCAATGTATCTGCTTGGAAGAGCAAAAGGTGGGCGACGGCAAGGACTAGCGAGGGGAGGAACACTATAGATACAAGACCTGCGGCGAGCCTATGTCGGAAACACAGCGGCCGTGACGATGACGAAGAGAACGGAGAACCGCATGATGCCGATGATGCTGTGAGCATGTCGGCACTGCTGCGGCTTATCCGCCGACTTGTGTTACCCGCCAAAAACCTCGCGCTTGTGACGTATCGCTGCGCGCCTGTGCTCACTTTTCGCTAGCCTGCTGCGTAACCTCGCGACGCGTGGCGTCTTCTTTCCTTCTTGCTGAGCTTGCCGATGGACTTCGATCTGAATGCCGCTTTAAACGACTATCAGGCCTATATCTGCGCGTTAGAGGCTCGCCCGACACCTGCCGCGTCGGCGCCCCCACCGCCGCAGCCGCCCAGCGCCGCGTGGGCCAACTCATCGGCCAAGCGGCCCGCCACCTACCAGGACCTGCCGAGCGAAGTCATCGCGCGCATTGGTGACTACGTGCCCGTCCAAGACGTGATGGCGTTTGCTACCGTCGATCGGCGTACCTATTATGCGATGCAGACCCGGCGCCTCGTTCACAGCTATTGGCAACGGGCGAAACAGGCGGTGAGTCATGAGTCAATCAGCCAGTTGCTCGATGAGATGGACGGCACGCTCGCCAATCCAGCGCAGCACGTTGAACCCATGGAGGCCCTGTGCCAGCGGCTGCGAGCATTACATAGCGCAGACCGCGGCGATGTGTTCAAGCGTTTATTCGCAGCCGCGCAGCGTATCCCGCAAGGCGGCATGCAGATACAAAAAGCGCTGTTGCTCATGCACCGAGCTTTCACCTATGAGCGTGAATGGATGGAACTGTTTGATTTTGCCTACACGCTGGCCGAACAGCGCGAGCCCGGGCAAGACAATGTGTGGCCGGAACTGGCGCTTGGACTGTCGAATTTCTCACCCGATACCCCTGAGACCCCTCACTTTGCTCAGTGGTATAACGCGATTCTGGCGCGGCTGCCGTCATTGAGCGTAGCCGAGCAAGCACAGATCATTCCCACATTGACCCGTTTACTCCATAAGTTTCGCCCGGAAGACCCGCGCATCCCTGAACTCTATACGCTCTTACACAACTACGCGTTACACCTGCCACCTTCTCATCAAGGCGCATCGGCCGGCGCGTTGGCAAGTTGCGTGTGGCGCTTAACGGAAGCGGAGCAACCCGCGCGGTATGCGCAAATGCGCGATTGGGCGCTGTCGCTGCCCGACGACCAGTGGGGGATCGCACTGCGGCGTTTACCTGCAGGGCTGGATGGTTTATCGCCTAAACAACAAGCGCAGGAACTGGCGTTGCTTGAACGCTATTTGGCGCGCGTGCCCGCAGCGCAGCGCCCGCAGGCGGCAGTCGGGATAATCTTCTGTCTTCATTTTATGAACGACTCGCTGTCAAAACGGGTGTGGCAGCAGGGACTGAGTCTACTGAACGGTGTGGATGAAACTACTTTATGGAAAGTACTGAGTGAACTTCGGAACGAATATGTGCTATGTAACCTGAACAATCGCCAATGGAAAGTGGCAAAGAGCGAAATCATGCGCTTTATAAAGGCCAACCAGTTTTCCAAGCCAACCCAGGCGCGAATCCAAGACAGTGAATCCTGGCTCAGAAGTTGGCCAGATTAACAGCTACAGCAGCTTAAGTACATAATCGTTGGGGAATTTCGCCGCATA
This sequence is a window from Mycetohabitans rhizoxinica HKI 454. Protein-coding genes within it:
- the tal gene encoding transaldolase — translated: MTTALDQLKQYTTVVADTGDFQQLARYKPRDATTNPSLILKAVQKDDYRPLLEKTVRDHASRPVGDIIDRLLVAFGVEILKIVPGRVSTEVDARLSFDVRRSVEKAHQLIALYEAAGIGRERVLIKLASTWEGVRAAEVLQQEGINCNMTLLFSLAQAVACAEARAKLISPFVGRIYDWYKKSAGANWDEARDGGANDPGVQSVKRIYAYYKKFGYPTEVMGASFRTTSQIVELAGCDLLTISPDLLQKLHESNEPVQRKLCPQQAASVPIERVAHDEPTFRYLLNDEAMATEKLAEGIRLFAADAVKLEQLITALR
- a CDS encoding PhnB protein, translated to MRFKASLDTDMPGIPCPNYRGLALSINTDDLAGGQQIFDALTDEGNVMMPFGATLWSTGFDMLLTNRFGIGGMVSAPHPG
- a CDS encoding DNA-3-methyladenine glycosylase I, with translation MGPLRRCHWCGTGAEYCAYHDMEWGFPVDDDRRLFEKLCLEGFQAGLSWLTILRKREAFRAAFANFDIEKMARFTECDVQRLLGDAGIIRHRGKIEAAIHNARRALALLDSERSLAAYLWRFEPDPRSRPRKLTRDVLSTMTTSPESIALSRDLKRRGWKFVGPTTMYAMMQAMGLVNDHQHDCSVRADVDRARAAFQVPR
- a CDS encoding RNA-guided endonuclease InsQ/TnpB family protein; amino-acid sequence: MQRFQAFRFELMPTGEQQRAMRQFAGACRFVYNKALALQKENHAAGEKFIGYVDMAKRLTQWRNSEETPWLKDAPVHAQQHALKHLERAYTNFFKGHASFPRFKRKGEHDGFLYPDKKQIAVDRKSGRIKVPKLGWLRYRNSRVVLGEVRSATVSRRAGKWYVCILTAREVEPPVAQGTAVGIDVGVSRFATLSDGSFVAPLASFRKHEQRLAKYQRRMARKVKGSANWKKAKARIQRLHVRIADARADFLHKASDAISKKHAMIAVEDLKVRNMTKSASGTAQAPGRHVRAKSGLNKAILDQGWGEFRRQLEYKTAWRGGYFVAVAPQNTSRTCPCCGHVSAQNRKTQARFACVKCSHEANADHVGALNILAAGHAVIACGGTAQSGCPAKQEPTEVTQAIAA
- a CDS encoding transposase family protein, which translates into the protein MNLPDYAVLAVEHDDHDYHLCVEVKQPPTHCPNSNSHRLVGFGRCEPLVKDLPMHGKRVGMYVNTRRMQRRAYVKTFSETLSEVNEKFPMTKHRADWIGKTKDHDRWFA
- a CDS encoding nucleotidyltransferase family protein, whose amino-acid sequence is MNPRIDVETARAADAFLQRVAGRYSVSRAILFGSRARHAHGPESDADIAVVLLGXHGKRIPIALDMAGIAFDVLLETGVLVEALPLWEDEMERPELFSNPALIRNIRREGIVL
- a CDS encoding HEPN domain-containing protein; amino-acid sequence: MSMTAEDYIAKAGRALEEAHVLLNAGGFEGACNRAYYAMFDAAHAALLVTGVTVPDASPKKHRSLIASFGLN